From a region of the Citricoccus muralis genome:
- a CDS encoding sigma 54-interacting transcriptional regulator yields MATVPDPTPPTTFSPSATSPETAPPSIGTLAELRAAGHELRSLREEIRANLLAALAAGRNPWPGLHGFDRTVIPQLERALIAGHDVVLLGERGQGKTRLLRTLSGLLDEWSPVISGSELNEHPYEPLTSESRARAARDGGRLPVAWRHRSERYVEKLSTPDTSVADLIGDVDPMRVAEGRRLGDPETIHYGLVPRSNRGIVALNELPDLAERIQVALLNVMEERDIQIRGYVLRLPLDVLVVASANPEDYTNRGRIITPLKDRFGAEIRTHYPLELAHEIAVIRQEARLTAEVPDVVLEILARFTRALRSSSAVNQSSGVSARFAIAGAETVAAAARHRATVRGDEPVARLVDLESAAEVLGGKIEFESGEEGREDEILEHLLRTATAQTVREHFAGLDFAPLVDAFDGHRTTTGERVTAAEFLADLPELEDPTLYDEIVQRLSAMATRDSTLQTDAGGGLTAGVLAAGDLTAGHPAEDQRPDAAAGQALGHRAGAIELALEGLYLARELSKESDDGQTVYG; encoded by the coding sequence ATGGCCACTGTTCCTGATCCCACGCCGCCCACGACCTTTTCGCCATCGGCGACCTCGCCTGAGACGGCCCCGCCCTCCATCGGCACCCTCGCCGAATTGCGCGCCGCCGGCCACGAACTGCGGTCCTTGCGGGAGGAGATCCGCGCCAACCTCCTGGCAGCCCTGGCCGCCGGTCGGAACCCGTGGCCCGGACTGCATGGCTTCGACCGCACGGTCATTCCCCAGCTGGAGCGAGCCCTGATCGCCGGGCATGACGTTGTTCTGCTGGGTGAACGAGGCCAGGGCAAGACCCGGCTGCTGCGGACCCTGAGCGGATTGCTCGACGAATGGTCGCCGGTGATCTCCGGGTCCGAACTCAACGAGCACCCCTATGAGCCCCTCACCTCTGAGAGCCGGGCCCGGGCCGCGCGCGACGGCGGCCGCTTGCCCGTGGCGTGGCGGCACCGTTCCGAGCGGTATGTGGAGAAACTCTCTACGCCGGACACCTCCGTGGCCGATCTGATCGGTGACGTGGACCCGATGCGAGTGGCCGAAGGCCGCCGCCTGGGCGACCCGGAGACGATCCACTATGGGCTGGTCCCCCGGTCCAATCGTGGGATCGTCGCCCTCAACGAGTTGCCAGACTTGGCCGAGCGGATTCAGGTGGCCCTCTTGAACGTCATGGAGGAACGGGACATCCAGATCCGGGGTTACGTGCTGCGCCTGCCCCTGGATGTACTGGTGGTCGCCTCCGCCAACCCGGAGGACTACACCAACCGTGGCCGCATCATCACTCCGCTCAAGGACCGCTTCGGAGCAGAGATCCGCACTCACTACCCCCTTGAGCTGGCCCACGAGATCGCGGTGATCCGGCAGGAGGCACGACTGACCGCGGAGGTCCCGGACGTCGTCCTGGAGATCTTGGCCAGGTTCACTCGAGCGTTGCGTTCCTCGAGCGCAGTCAACCAGTCCTCGGGAGTCTCGGCCCGCTTTGCCATTGCCGGTGCCGAGACCGTCGCCGCCGCAGCCCGCCATAGGGCGACCGTTCGAGGCGACGAACCGGTGGCACGCCTCGTGGACCTGGAATCCGCTGCGGAAGTGCTCGGTGGCAAGATCGAATTCGAGTCGGGTGAGGAGGGCCGGGAAGACGAGATCCTCGAACACCTGTTGCGGACCGCGACCGCCCAGACCGTACGCGAACATTTTGCCGGCCTCGACTTCGCACCGCTGGTCGACGCCTTCGATGGGCACCGCACCACCACCGGCGAACGCGTGACCGCGGCCGAGTTCCTGGCGGATCTGCCCGAACTCGAGGACCCAACCTTGTACGACGAGATCGTCCAACGGCTGAGCGCCATGGCTACCCGAGATTCCACCCTGCAGACGGACGCCGGAGGAGGCCTCACCGCAGGCGTACTCGCAGCAGGAGACCTCACAGCCGGACACCCCGCCGAAGATCAGAGACCGGACGCTGCTGCCGGGCAAGCCCTCGGGCATCGGGCCGGCGCCATCGAGCTGGCCCTCGAGGGCCTGTACCTGGCCCGTGAACTCTCCAA